The following is a genomic window from Theobroma cacao cultivar B97-61/B2 chromosome 10, Criollo_cocoa_genome_V2, whole genome shotgun sequence.
TTGCTAAGTGTGcgtctatatatatatgcacacACACTACTCAACTACCCATCACAATGCAAATGGAAAAACAGATAATATCTCTTCGTAGAGTTTCACTGGTTCATAATGAGTCTAATACATCAATTTCCTTTTGCTAGCCAATATGTTTatactatgtcaaaatgtGGGTCTCATAAGTCTTGGGAGTAAAAGAGTCCTGGCCTGCAACTGGCAGTCAATTTGAAGAATAATGGAGGCTTTCCATATGTGTAGTTTAtaagaccaaaaaaaaatcagctaCATGAAACAATTTCTCCACTGTCTAACAGTCTCCATGCCACTACTCAACCGTCATCACCGATCATCTAATCAAAGAGGCCGTCATCGTGCCAAATATCAACTAGAAAGTCTACCATCTCCTGCACAATACATCAATCAACCAAACTGATATAAGAACTAATCATATTCCCATTGGTGCAGTTATTTATTTAAGCCAAGGAGGGAGATGGTATTCAAATCTTGAATGTTTATCCTTCTAAAGAGAGATTACAAACCCTGAGCTAAGTCAGAGTTGTTGGACCggtttattttataataatataacacTGGCAAACATGCCTCCTCAGCATTCAAATGTATGATATGATGGTTACGATCTATCAACTAACTCTTTCATTGTTAATTAATTCTCTAAAAATCTATTGATTCATGATGTGCAGTTTGAAGATACACTTACTGGCAAAGAAATTGACTCGGGAAATGGCTCATTAGTTAGGAGCAGCTCTTCATATGTTGTGGACCAGCTGCAACAGAGATTTTGCAGTTACTAACCACATCGTATTTGGGCAAGGATAAGACAATATAAATGGGTAAAACTTATGAtatcaaaggaaaaaaatatcatattacaCATGAATGAACCAATTGGAAAAAgatattcttcttttcttcagAAGAtatgttaataaataataacccCTACTTCTATGTAGCAAATTTGTGATAGTTTCCTAAAAAGTCAGATCACATATATTCTAATAAGTTTGCAATTAGATTGGAGTTTGAGAATCCATATGAATTTACATCAAAGCCCTTTTTGGACAGGAAACCGCATCAGTTCACACAGTCATCTCACATTATTCAAACTTCAGCAAGGTCTCAAAATCATTTAAGAAAAAACATTCAAAACCTTGATTTTCCCACAAAACAATGTGACAGTTAGACAAACCCCTATTTCCCCCTACCACTTGAGCCAAACCGGAATAGCAACTTCAGctcaatttttaattgcaCATCTTGAGGACGGAAAAACTGTGCCAGCCAAATGTTCATACCCTTACTTTGTACCAATATTTTAGTTCTCCATAACCATTTTCCAAACAAATTGCAAGTATTTTCCACTAAATGCAAATTTATTACATTTCTTATTTAAACAAAACCCTGTTATCAACAAGCATAATTTAAGAAGGGCTACAATATGGAATTTAAACATCTAGAGACAATAAAGATGGAACTCCAACTAGGCCATTTCCAAATGCATATATGGAGTCTATCTCCCCCACCCAAAATAGTATATGGTCGAGCACTACCAAAAAGTCATTGCATAGAAAGGTAGAAGATTGGAAGAACCAGTATACCTTATAACTGGATCCTTACTGACCCTTTGTGACTGTTGAGATTTATCCCCCACCCACCTTCTTCTGTTCTCATGCCATGCAATTGCAGCTACATAATAGATTCAATTAGTTTATAACATCATGCTCAAAACATAACTAAGAAAATACACCATGAGAAAACCACATCAAGCATGAAAAGAAGAACCATTAACATTTATTTACTGATTACTTCAGCTcattatttcttaaaaaaattgaaaatatatataaacaaacaCTGCAATCAAAGAATATTTAATCTAATATTTCTTTAGATGTACTTTTGTATCAAAACACACTTGTTACTTTTTTTGCTTCCAGAAGTAGCAAAAGCACCAATCAATGAAGcctaaattatatgtaaagtgcCTGAGTTGTAATCTTGAATTTCCTTCTGATGGTGGCATTAGAGGGTCAGTACATCAGCATTTGGTCACAGAGAGAGCAATGGCAAATTAGCAATGGgctctaaaaaaataataaaatagagaTAGGACGGGATCCATTGTGTCAGATGAAGAACTGTATCTCCGATTTCATGAAAATCTAGGGATTGACACTGtctttgaaaattgaaatgataTGTTTATGTGTCAGATACTCTCAGACAGCAAAACCAAGAGAGCACATTGCACATCTATGTTGACTTTTTGCACAACTCACATCTAACTAGCAAACCCAATACAGGAAAGTGCATCATGAGAATGAGTTCTCAAGAAATTGTAAGTAGAAATGAGTAATAATGTAAACCATCTTTTGCAAAACCAAATATAGAAGAAGATATAACTAAAACagctaaaataacaaaaaataggTTGATTGAATTTATTTCTTCCAAAATTTGTGGGAAATGATTACCGTTTACAAGCCATATCTAGCACAAATATCTGTCATTGCAAAACATCTTATACAAAACCATGAAAAAcatgcatttttccttaaagcTATAATGGCAGGCATGGGGGCAAGATAATCTTTGTCACAGATATTACTTATATGAATATTTCTTAATGTGATTGCAAAAGGTGGAAAATACCTTTAATGAAACACTATTATGAATCATCTAAAGAAAGGAACTTACCATGATTTACAAATACAGAACTGCTTGCATCTTTTTCTGCAGGCTTTTTCCCTTTATCAGCAGATTTTGGGCACTCTGACTGTTGTTTCTCATTCGAACGGGAATTTCCAGCATTAACCTCCATCATCTCCAAACCAAATGACCATTCCCTTTGACAATAATTACAATACTAGTCAACTAGAGTTCCTCCTAAGTCCCCTTGATAATTAATCCACAAAAAATGACAGGACTTCAAGATCACTGccatgcaaaacaaaattattatacaatagaaatcaacaagaaagaaaaagaagaaattttcaGCATGAATATAGACCATATAAATCATATCCCACCATTAATTGAGCAGGGTAATAGTATAAGCTATATACAAAATTATGTCTTCCagcatgattttttttaggtAAATTAACTTTTACAGCTCATATACATGACACCTTACACATGTTTTCACCAGTATTTTGACTTTCCAGATACTCAGGAACTGAGACATCTTAAAACattcataattaaatatacAATATTAATGATATCAGCTCAGTTCTAGAAGATCAACTACCTTTTTCCCCCTAATACTTATAAGTTCTGATCCAACATATTCAGATTATGCTAATAAACACAACGGGCATGAAAGTTGTGTTTCAAGAATGAGAGCGCAAGAAACCAAAAATCCTATTGGTACGAAACTCCTCAAAAGGACATTTTTGTCTGTTAAGTCCAATGTGGAATTCAAGAGCCCAGATTACTCAGTAGAAACTTATAAGAGAAAGTCTAGCCTGTCTCGATAGATAGCATATCCATTCAAATGAATCAAGACCTGCTCATTTACACGAAAAGGAACTATGATATCTAAAACAAACTTCCAATTTcagaaaaccaaaaagaatcaatttttCCATATCATTCAGCATTGGTACCATGCAGAGAAGCTTAACGCTCCAACCCCTGTGTGACATAGTACTGATTTTCTCACTCAATAGAAACCCATACCATTTTCTTCCcgtgaaaaggaaaatattcccATGTATCCATCAAGTTCTTGGTCCAAAGAATCCAAGAAAAACACCACTGAATTCCTCCAAAATTCCATACAATTCCTCATTCAAAATCTGAAATTGTTCAGAAAACAAATTGAAGAGACGACAAGAATCTAAGGAATCTTCTCCTACTTAAGACATTAGTACTACATTTTAATGACCTGACTATAAATATGTACACAGAACACAGAAAAGATGAGCATGACTATAAATATGTACACAGAAAAATTCATTCCCAATTCTTTgcttttcaacttaaaaaccAGCCACAATAGTAACACGTGTTCTGCAAGaacagaaagaaaacaaatcaaacaGCTCATACAGACAAAAGATTCATAAGAAAACACCAAAAACCCATACTTACTTTTCATCAATTAACAATGCATTTGGCCatgaaaaagcaaaacaaaagaaaacccatttttcagaatcaACCAAACCAAACAATCaaacagaaaaaaattaaaaaaattaaaaaagaaaaaacaagaaaagagaaagtaaaaaagacCATACCTTCGGAGaggaaaaaaatgtaaaggTGGGATTTTGGGAGACGTTTACAAGGAAGAAGTTTAAAAGGGcattaaagaaattaaaaaaaataaaaagaaaaggaaggtttttgtttttttttgtatgttttcttgttttgttgGCTTACTGTTTTGTATTATTGTTCATAGCTTCGGTTTGGTTtcctttcatttcatttcatttccaACCTTTCTTTCAGTCCTCCCCTCGGTCATTCCCCCTCTTTCTCCTGTTTATGTTTCTTGTTTTCCACTTATAAAAGGTTTGTCTTTGTCTTTGCTGACGTGCATGTGACTTGGAATTTTGACGTGCGGAATTTTTTGAATGGATAAACTTCTCTTCAAGTGAAGTGAAATAATTGGATCCTTTTAATTGGGTCCCTTTCTCAAAAATATTATGCATCTATCTACcctctttatttattatcaacaaaaaaaagaaagcaagttttccctttttcttattttcttcctcaataattagttttttaaaatatatatgtaaatggTATACAATTATAGTTGTTATTGGtaagaaaaaaactaattgTATGGGGTTGATAATTCTTTACTATTGCCACAAGAAACTGCACAAAAGAAGCAATGGTTGGGTTTTATAATTGGGTTTTATTTTGTAACTAGACAATAGTTGATGATCTTACAATTCTTTTTTAactagattttattttatttttttgtaattaagcAAAGGAATTGGTTTGTACATTTTTGACACAAATGGAAAGTTAATACAATTATGTCATtctattatatactttttCTAGAATTTCACAAATATagattaataaaacaaaagatttCCATACACTTATAAGCAAAATTGCATTCAATTACAATGTTTATAGAATTTTTATACACTTCATACACTATTTCAACATGCACAAAAGGGTTAGCATTCTCTCATATGTaacatgaaacaaaaaatggtAAAAGTATCAAGTAGCTCTTGTAATATAAGGTTTAGTTCAATGTAATCCCTATACTATAGAagtttgttcaatttaatccttatattatagagttttgttcaatttaatctctaCACTTTACAATTTGGTATAATTTAGTCTCTATAATGTCACACAAAGAAGggctattttttaaaatgggCCTTATGCATAAGGCGTTTCTAACAATAGACCTccctataattttaactgtttttagccaagagaattaaaatttaaacaaaattacccttaataaAACTGATCCATGTATTTAGCTCCGCATCTCAACTCGAAACCTATTAACAGGTCAAGTATGTTTAAGTCTGCGCCTCAAACCCATTCATattctttgaacttttcttgtcagACTATTCATCTCTGGAGTATTCCTtaccagaaagaaaaacatttaagtattttgagcattttggaGTAGTTTTTAATACAAGAAGAAAACCTTTGAGtgttttgagcatttttaagcattttggagtgattttga
Proteins encoded in this region:
- the LOC18586506 gene encoding uncharacterized protein LOC18586506; its protein translation is MMEVNAGNSRSNEKQQSECPKSADKGKKPAEKDASSSVFVNHAAIAWHENRRRWVGDKSQQSQRVSKDPVISWSTTYEELLLTNEPFPESISLPEMVDFLVDIWHDDGLFD